In a single window of the Acidimicrobiia bacterium genome:
- a CDS encoding HD domain-containing phosphohydrolase: protein MTVADTTLDGTVGSSADAAALRTLLAAVRLRDPALAEHGLRAAHLAGAIAEELGCGSEDIRHAYLGALLHDIGKLGVPEVILWKPAGLDADEWREMRCHPEAGHRLVVDLVHSEVASAVLHHHERLDAGGYPHGVDAGRLPLAVRIVQVADAFDAITSDRPYEPAAPVRTAIAELSRCAGDQFDPDVVTALSTVFGGGDLT, encoded by the coding sequence ATGACGGTCGCAGACACCACCCTCGACGGTACCGTCGGAAGCTCCGCCGACGCAGCGGCACTCCGAACGCTGCTCGCCGCCGTGCGGCTTCGCGACCCGGCCCTCGCCGAGCACGGGCTCCGCGCGGCACATCTCGCCGGTGCCATCGCCGAGGAGCTCGGCTGTGGCAGCGAGGACATCCGGCACGCCTACCTCGGAGCCCTGCTCCACGACATCGGGAAGCTCGGCGTCCCCGAGGTGATCCTGTGGAAGCCGGCGGGACTGGACGCCGACGAGTGGCGCGAGATGCGGTGTCATCCCGAGGCGGGCCATCGGCTCGTCGTCGATCTCGTCCACAGCGAGGTCGCCTCAGCGGTCCTTCACCATCACGAACGCCTCGATGCCGGTGGGTACCCGCACGGGGTCGATGCCGGACGCCTGCCACTGGCGGTTCGCATCGTCCAGGTGGCCGACGCCTTCGACGCCATCACCTCGGACCGACCGTACGAGCCGGCGGCGCCGGTCCGGACCGCCATCGCCGAGCTGAGCCGCTGCGCCGGCGACCAGTTCGATCCCGACGTCGTCACCGCGCTGAGCACGGTCTTCGGCGGCGGCGACCTCACCTGA
- a CDS encoding PD-(D/E)XK nuclease family protein, whose protein sequence is MAGTVVFPPVDPGEDLKVSATTFVAFEKCPDQAGARFRGIYGAESRASFTGGLAHRIFARHLRDGPISPDGLEAACREEIGAGLNPKMVALGLKPSALGGVIKEVGDLYDRFKTFGAEGFEGAEVALEANPADGVLLHGSIDAVFDGKEAGPRLVDWKTGGVGDADTQLAFYSLLWTLDRGEPPGSVEAVSVATGERVRTVPSMADVQQTAVRVAHLVSVLRRAWADGTALDRVGGPWCRWCPLLDECPEGRAATSILDR, encoded by the coding sequence ATGGCCGGCACCGTGGTGTTCCCCCCAGTCGACCCCGGCGAGGACCTGAAGGTGTCGGCGACGACCTTCGTCGCCTTCGAGAAGTGCCCGGATCAGGCGGGGGCCCGGTTTCGCGGCATCTATGGGGCCGAGTCGAGGGCGTCGTTCACCGGGGGACTCGCCCACCGGATCTTCGCCCGCCACCTCCGGGACGGACCCATCTCGCCCGACGGTCTCGAGGCGGCGTGCCGCGAAGAGATCGGTGCCGGCTTGAACCCCAAGATGGTGGCGCTGGGCCTCAAGCCGAGCGCACTCGGCGGCGTCATCAAGGAAGTGGGCGACCTGTACGACCGGTTCAAGACGTTCGGCGCCGAGGGCTTCGAGGGCGCCGAAGTGGCCCTCGAAGCGAACCCGGCCGATGGCGTGCTCCTCCACGGGAGCATCGATGCGGTGTTCGACGGTAAGGAAGCGGGGCCGAGGCTGGTCGACTGGAAGACGGGAGGTGTCGGTGATGCCGACACCCAACTGGCCTTCTACTCACTGTTGTGGACCCTGGACCGGGGTGAGCCGCCGGGGTCGGTCGAGGCGGTGTCGGTGGCCACCGGTGAGCGGGTGCGAACGGTGCCCTCGATGGCCGATGTCCAGCAGACGGCCGTGAGAGTCGCACACTTGGTATCGGTGCTGCGGCGCGCCTGGGCCGATGGCACCGCACTGGATCGTGTGGGCGGTCCGTGGTGTCGCTGGTGCCCCCTCCTCGACGAGTGCCCGGAGGGGCGTGCGGCCACCTCGATCCTGGACCGCTGA
- a CDS encoding VanW family protein — protein sequence MPRRRRITIIAIAAPLTLWAWLGVVFALDRVANAGEVLGRVTVADTHLGGLTEDEARATIAQLHQRLANEPITVVVEGTEFTLAPREVGFWLDEDALLDQAMGAGRDGNVLDQMQRWLFTTVGGGTRALDGTGTYSRDSLLAILRLWERLAIADPPTEGGIAVLAGVVIPVYPTAGNGIDFEATADLIEAEIFGARNPVTALTEYRVPVLTDADVDVAVGRAERLVAGPVTLSKIVPEASVTFPRSVLLDAISSRVIGTDADPQIDVFFQVGSLVQFLAPDRESIETPPRDAQVVIGPFDRPLILRGAPAALLDLAALPKAVFDAAASVSRTGPLPMRDGAPPEFTTEDAEALGIRNLLYTATTFYESGGTESNRNRVINIQTMADAVNGVIVMPGEVFSINEFIGQRTLEKGYRRAGAIIGPIIYCCDHPANIGGGVSQFATTMYNAIFWSGLEDVEHTPHTLYISRYPMVREATLGYPDPDLKFRNDTDNAVYIKTEHTSTSVTVKFFGDNGGLVIEAILGEKQDFTEPEIYYKPDASLPPDVEEEKDEGEPGFTVSITRIIKNPDGSEKSQRTWWHAYHPWPIVVAVHPCKLPEDHLEYDASIQCPVQVPADLAGKTYEQARSALNAIGLRIFKGPDIVVEDDSQDGLVLEVFPGPGTWLDPGSDVTVRVGRYDG from the coding sequence ATGCCACGACGCCGCCGCATCACCATCATCGCCATCGCCGCGCCCCTCACGCTGTGGGCGTGGCTCGGCGTCGTGTTCGCCCTCGACCGCGTCGCCAATGCCGGCGAGGTCCTGGGCAGGGTCACGGTCGCCGACACCCACCTCGGGGGACTGACCGAGGACGAGGCGCGCGCCACCATCGCCCAGCTCCATCAGCGGCTGGCCAACGAGCCGATCACCGTCGTCGTGGAGGGCACGGAGTTCACCCTCGCCCCCCGCGAGGTCGGGTTCTGGCTCGACGAGGATGCTCTCCTCGATCAGGCGATGGGCGCTGGCCGGGACGGCAACGTGCTGGACCAAATGCAGCGATGGCTCTTCACCACCGTTGGCGGGGGGACCCGCGCTCTCGACGGAACCGGCACCTACAGCCGAGATTCGTTGCTCGCCATCCTCCGACTGTGGGAGAGGCTGGCGATCGCCGACCCACCCACCGAGGGAGGCATCGCGGTGCTCGCCGGCGTCGTCATCCCGGTGTATCCGACGGCGGGCAACGGGATCGACTTCGAGGCGACGGCCGACCTCATCGAGGCCGAAATCTTCGGGGCACGAAACCCGGTCACCGCACTCACCGAGTACCGGGTGCCGGTGCTCACCGATGCCGACGTCGATGTGGCGGTCGGTCGAGCCGAACGCCTCGTCGCCGGACCGGTCACCCTGTCGAAGATCGTGCCCGAAGCATCGGTCACCTTCCCCCGCAGCGTCCTGCTCGATGCCATCTCCAGTCGAGTGATCGGTACCGACGCAGACCCTCAGATCGACGTCTTCTTCCAGGTGGGATCGCTGGTGCAGTTCCTGGCACCGGACCGCGAGTCGATCGAGACCCCACCACGCGATGCCCAGGTCGTGATCGGCCCCTTCGACAGGCCGCTCATACTCCGGGGTGCTCCGGCAGCGCTGCTCGACCTAGCGGCCCTCCCGAAAGCCGTCTTCGATGCGGCCGCTTCGGTGTCGAGAACCGGTCCCCTCCCCATGCGCGACGGCGCCCCACCCGAATTCACCACCGAAGATGCCGAGGCCCTGGGGATCAGGAATCTCCTCTACACGGCGACGACGTTCTACGAGTCGGGAGGCACCGAGTCGAACCGCAACCGGGTGATCAACATCCAGACGATGGCCGACGCCGTCAACGGGGTGATCGTGATGCCCGGTGAGGTGTTCTCCATCAACGAGTTCATCGGCCAGCGGACCCTGGAGAAGGGGTATCGGAGAGCCGGTGCGATCATCGGCCCGATCATCTACTGCTGCGATCACCCCGCCAACATCGGCGGAGGTGTCAGCCAGTTCGCCACCACGATGTACAACGCGATCTTCTGGTCGGGCCTGGAGGACGTGGAGCACACGCCGCACACCCTGTACATCAGTCGCTACCCCATGGTGCGTGAGGCGACGCTCGGCTACCCCGATCCCGACCTCAAGTTCCGTAACGACACCGACAACGCCGTCTACATCAAGACGGAGCACACCTCGACGAGTGTCACCGTCAAGTTCTTCGGCGACAACGGCGGCCTCGTCATCGAGGCGATCCTCGGCGAGAAGCAGGACTTCACCGAGCCCGAGATCTACTACAAGCCCGATGCCTCGCTACCCCCCGATGTCGAGGAGGAGAAGGACGAGGGCGAGCCCGGCTTCACCGTGAGCATCACCCGAATCATCAAGAACCCGGACGGGTCCGAGAAGAGCCAGCGCACCTGGTGGCATGCCTACCACCCGTGGCCGATCGTGGTGGCGGTGCATCCGTGCAAGCTGCCCGAGGACCATCTCGAGTACGACGCGTCGATCCAGTGCCCGGTCCAGGTCCCCGCCGACCTCGCCGGCAAGACCTACGAGCAGGCGCGGTCCGCGCTCAACGCCATCGGCCTGCGGATCTTCAAGGGCCCGGACATCGTCGTCGAGGACGATTCCCAGGACGGTTTGGTCCTGGAGGTGTTCCCCGGCCCGGGAACATGGCTCGACCCTGGCTCCGACGTGACGGTACGGGTGGGCCGATACGACGGATGA